The Actinomycetota bacterium genome window below encodes:
- a CDS encoding glycosyltransferase family 2 protein, producing the protein MISKAKKAARILLTEGPAPLARSISYSLRNPLAKQYKQWLQENPLFPADLARMRRDSAGFDYRPLISIVTPVYNVDEIWLTKCIDSVIAQTYDNWELCLADDASTEPHVHAVLQRYQEREPRVKVVFLEENRGIAGASNAALELASGEFVGLLDNDDELTPDALFHVVSLLNEHRDADMIYSDEDKLNKDGALCEPFFKPDWSPDLFLTQMYTCHFGVYRKSLADAIGGFREGFDGSQDYDFVLRLSEQTDRIHHIPKILYHWRMIPGSTAEKYESKDSDVPSMKSLSHAMRRRGWKGVVERGLEPGTFRIRYYITGEPLVSIIIPTRDRAELLKKCVDSIRKKTTWGNYEIIVMDNGSSEKASLKYLEAFDALEGCRVIKHEGPFNFSAINNAAAREAAGEMLVFLNNDTEVSAGDWLEAMLELAQLPHAGAVGPCLLYPDDTIQHAGIILGLGGIANPAFYRRPAEGWSYFNQARVIRDYSAVTGACMMVRKEVFEELGGFDEENLPIAYNDIDFCLRLREKGYQSVYTPFAILYHDEGASRGYGPDPEADYMIEKWRGVIDRDPFYNPNLARDRFDFSLKLRQPS; encoded by the coding sequence ATGATTTCCAAAGCGAAAAAAGCTGCGCGAATACTATTAACCGAGGGTCCGGCGCCGCTGGCGCGGAGTATCAGCTACAGCCTGAGGAACCCGCTGGCCAAACAGTACAAGCAGTGGCTGCAGGAGAATCCTCTTTTCCCGGCAGACCTGGCGCGGATGAGACGGGACAGTGCCGGCTTCGACTATCGTCCACTTATCAGCATCGTCACACCGGTTTATAACGTGGACGAGATCTGGCTGACGAAGTGCATCGACTCTGTGATCGCCCAGACGTACGATAACTGGGAGCTCTGCCTGGCAGACGATGCCTCTACCGAGCCTCATGTTCACGCGGTGCTCCAGCGGTACCAGGAGCGCGAACCTCGCGTCAAGGTCGTCTTCCTCGAAGAGAACCGGGGTATCGCCGGCGCCAGCAACGCCGCCCTGGAGCTGGCATCGGGCGAGTTCGTCGGCCTGCTCGACAATGATGATGAGCTGACCCCGGACGCGCTTTTCCACGTGGTCAGCCTGCTCAACGAGCATCGCGATGCCGACATGATCTATTCCGACGAGGACAAGCTCAACAAGGACGGCGCCCTCTGTGAACCTTTCTTCAAGCCGGACTGGTCTCCCGATCTTTTCCTGACCCAGATGTACACCTGCCATTTCGGCGTCTACCGCAAGAGTCTGGCTGATGCCATCGGTGGCTTCCGTGAGGGCTTCGACGGCAGCCAGGACTACGATTTCGTGCTGCGATTGAGCGAGCAGACAGACCGCATCCACCACATCCCGAAGATTCTCTACCACTGGCGGATGATCCCCGGCTCCACGGCGGAAAAGTACGAATCCAAAGACTCTGATGTGCCCTCGATGAAATCGCTCAGCCATGCAATGCGCCGGCGCGGCTGGAAGGGCGTGGTGGAGAGGGGCCTGGAGCCCGGAACTTTCCGAATCCGCTATTACATCACCGGCGAGCCGCTGGTCAGCATAATCATCCCGACCCGCGACCGGGCGGAGCTTCTGAAAAAATGCGTCGACAGCATCAGGAAGAAGACCACCTGGGGCAACTACGAGATCATCGTCATGGATAACGGCAGCAGCGAGAAGGCGTCACTGAAATATCTCGAGGCGTTCGACGCGCTCGAGGGCTGCCGTGTCATCAAACACGAAGGCCCCTTCAATTTTTCTGCGATAAACAACGCCGCGGCGCGTGAGGCAGCCGGCGAGATGCTGGTCTTCCTCAACAACGACACCGAGGTCAGCGCCGGCGACTGGCTGGAGGCGATGCTGGAGCTGGCGCAGCTGCCTCACGCGGGAGCCGTCGGTCCCTGCCTGCTCTATCCGGATGACACCATCCAGCACGCGGGCATCATCCTGGGCCTGGGAGGCATCGCTAATCCGGCGTTCTATCGCCGGCCGGCGGAAGGCTGGAGCTACTTCAACCAGGCGAGGGTCATCCGCGACTACAGCGCCGTCACCGGCGCCTGCATGATGGTTAGGAAGGAAGTCTTCGAGGAGCTTGGCGGCTTCGATGAGGAAAACCTGCCTATCGCCTACAACGACATCGATTTCTGCCTGAGGCTGCGGGAAAAGGGATATCAGTCGGTCTATACGCCGTTCGCCATCCTCTATCATGACGAGGGCGCCAGCCGCGGCTACGGCCCCGATCCGGAGGCGGATTACATGATTGAGAAGTGGCGGGGCGTCATCGACCGCGATCCCTTCTACAATCCCAACCTCGCCCGCGACCGCTTCGACTTCAGTCTGAAACTGCGGCAGCCTTCCTGA
- a CDS encoding class I SAM-dependent methyltransferase yields the protein MNQPHPLKRKIAKLLFALKAAMKLMSRKADRRALVLDILRKPFYDQDTARELELVKCVLESQDRQAKHPEDTMRERELIRHILTNREKQQVIQDIFESPYYSQDTSDDPYHGNFSWFIDEVNKIGKPRILELGARKINQKERFADYGEYVVFDIHEDEDVDVAGDIHQLSTYFEEGQFDAVFMVSVMEHLAMPWKAVLEINKVMKPGGLLFISTHPVWPAHALPWDFWRYSKEAFPVLLNRFTGFEVLKDDEGLPCLILPFGKDQSLMNLHREPANLGVSVIARKTGTADERLSWGLEVDEMIDSVYPRG from the coding sequence ATGAATCAACCGCATCCGCTGAAAAGAAAGATAGCCAAGCTCCTGTTCGCCCTGAAGGCGGCAATGAAGCTTATGAGCCGCAAGGCCGACCGCCGGGCGCTGGTGCTGGACATCCTGCGCAAGCCCTTCTATGACCAGGACACCGCCCGGGAGTTGGAGCTGGTCAAATGCGTGCTCGAAAGCCAGGACCGCCAGGCGAAGCATCCCGAAGACACCATGCGCGAGCGGGAGCTGATCCGGCATATCCTCACCAACCGGGAAAAGCAGCAGGTCATTCAGGATATCTTCGAGAGCCCCTACTACAGCCAGGACACCTCGGACGATCCTTATCACGGGAATTTCAGCTGGTTCATCGACGAGGTCAACAAGATCGGGAAGCCGCGTATCCTCGAGCTTGGCGCCAGGAAGATCAACCAGAAGGAGCGCTTCGCGGATTATGGCGAGTACGTTGTCTTCGACATCCATGAGGATGAGGATGTTGATGTAGCCGGAGACATCCACCAGCTTTCCACCTACTTCGAGGAGGGCCAGTTCGACGCGGTCTTCATGGTCTCGGTGATGGAGCACCTTGCTATGCCCTGGAAGGCCGTCCTTGAGATCAATAAGGTGATGAAGCCCGGCGGACTGCTGTTCATCTCGACCCACCCGGTCTGGCCCGCCCACGCGCTGCCCTGGGATTTCTGGCGTTACTCTAAGGAAGCTTTCCCGGTGCTGCTTAACCGTTTCACCGGTTTCGAGGTGCTAAAAGACGATGAGGGGCTGCCCTGCCTGATCCTGCCATTCGGCAAGGACCAGTCACTGATGAACCTCCATCGCGAGCCCGCCAACCTGGGCGTGAGCGTGATCGCCAGGAAGACCGGCACGGCCGACGAGCGGCTTTCCTGGGGGCTGGAAGTTGATGAGATGATCGATTCGGTTTATCCTCGGGGGTAA
- a CDS encoding M23 family metallopeptidase: MIIALSEGVLLLLVYIFLAMASPARGMSSAEPDLANPAARENFERSFSPGNYRGPGNIVGLETPFGSDVSSGPESAASPSGISGSYLDADPSKPGVQIPLLPSPSQSSPRSPATFYMDTATPWLLGSVPLSSGFDYPVGGLNHEGFDMINCFGCGVDWLGDYGHTAEDYANGREGDAVYSISEGIVLWRGVGPNAYGNVLIVQHKVQGTFIYSLYAHLQSINVVPGQVVGRRQQIATVGSSGSFLPHLHFEVRTRPHIAARGYTFYSFTGASINAYDMTFYAPSWYINNRRHLDDPFGGIDGAEIVPGGFKVNGWALDPNTSSPIAVHAYVDGRGAAIATANQNRWDVGYNFPASGSQHGFSASIPAGPGLHNACIFAINAGAGTNSQVGCYLYNLSASPIGRLDDASIDGSGQLNATGWALDPDTASPVYVHFYINGQFAGSGNAGNSRVDIADRFPEFGAGHGFSTALPKLAGSNSVCAYGINVGPGGNALLGCRTVVAGLDDFPAVTPPAGRHYNWTYFDGVGGSDWLLMAEPADYSTPAPTLHFDLNIQGRGVDFGLQGNPAVPPGFALFSGIGGIAGGPVVATSLTGDEALMSQRILWAGKSLEEVPGIDSADLSDHYYWPWYDQNSSGFADWVMLANPGIESVYYEITIDGNNPGAGSTGTIAPGALATAAFPGVIGGPVELRAWTGPDKLTPAQLMASQRVLSAGNAAFNEEPGIPAAALSDHYVWTWYDSVGTVGRDWLLLANTNAAAVYYEISIGGNDPGSGSRGTIEPGGLAYPSFPEKTGGPVEVRAWLSETDGDGNQLKTNSADIVASRRSIWGPSFEEVPGQPFEALAADYHWTWYDQASPGSQNWMMVSNPTDIPVYYVITMRGNYMGGSDYAGTLNPGSSAFPSFPAEIGGPIEVKGWQLNPDGSPNYSQPAVFLASQRVLWNGYFNEMTGTVLGPG, encoded by the coding sequence TTGATTATCGCTCTGAGCGAAGGCGTCCTGCTGTTGCTGGTTTATATCTTTTTGGCTATGGCATCGCCGGCGCGGGGGATGTCTTCAGCAGAACCAGACCTCGCGAACCCCGCAGCCCGCGAAAATTTCGAGCGTAGCTTCAGCCCCGGGAATTATCGCGGCCCGGGGAATATCGTCGGCCTGGAGACGCCGTTCGGTTCGGATGTGTCGTCCGGCCCGGAATCTGCAGCGAGTCCATCTGGCATCTCCGGCTCATACCTCGACGCCGATCCATCAAAGCCAGGAGTTCAGATCCCGTTGCTGCCATCGCCTTCGCAGTCGTCACCGCGAAGCCCCGCCACCTTCTACATGGACACCGCCACCCCATGGCTCCTCGGCAGCGTGCCACTCTCCAGCGGTTTCGATTATCCCGTCGGCGGACTAAACCACGAAGGCTTCGACATGATCAACTGCTTCGGTTGTGGCGTCGACTGGCTGGGTGATTACGGCCATACGGCTGAGGACTACGCCAACGGGCGCGAGGGCGACGCGGTTTATTCGATCAGCGAAGGCATCGTTCTCTGGCGCGGCGTCGGCCCCAATGCTTATGGGAACGTGCTGATCGTCCAGCACAAAGTCCAGGGCACCTTCATCTACTCCCTCTATGCCCATCTGCAATCCATCAATGTCGTACCGGGTCAGGTAGTCGGCCGCCGGCAGCAGATCGCCACGGTCGGATCGAGCGGCTCTTTCCTGCCTCATCTCCATTTCGAGGTCAGGACCCGGCCGCATATCGCCGCCCGCGGTTATACTTTTTATTCGTTCACGGGCGCCAGCATCAACGCTTACGACATGACCTTCTACGCCCCGTCCTGGTACATCAACAACCGGCGGCATCTCGACGATCCGTTCGGCGGCATCGACGGTGCTGAGATCGTCCCCGGTGGATTCAAGGTGAACGGCTGGGCGCTCGATCCCAACACTTCCAGCCCGATCGCCGTCCACGCATATGTCGACGGCCGGGGAGCTGCCATCGCCACAGCGAACCAGAACCGCTGGGACGTGGGCTACAACTTCCCCGCATCAGGTTCACAGCATGGATTCAGCGCTTCTATCCCGGCTGGCCCGGGCCTTCATAATGCCTGCATTTTCGCAATAAATGCCGGAGCTGGCACCAACAGCCAGGTGGGCTGCTATCTGTATAACCTGAGCGCCAGCCCCATTGGCCGGCTCGACGATGCCAGCATCGACGGCAGCGGCCAGCTGAATGCCACAGGCTGGGCGCTCGATCCGGACACCGCCTCGCCGGTCTATGTCCACTTCTATATCAACGGCCAGTTCGCGGGATCAGGCAACGCCGGAAACAGCCGCGTCGACATCGCCGACCGCTTTCCGGAATTCGGCGCCGGGCACGGTTTCTCGACGGCCCTGCCGAAGCTTGCAGGCAGTAACAGCGTTTGCGCTTACGGGATAAATGTGGGCCCCGGGGGTAACGCCCTGCTCGGCTGCAGGACGGTGGTTGCCGGCCTTGATGATTTTCCTGCCGTGACGCCCCCGGCCGGACGCCATTACAACTGGACATATTTCGATGGCGTCGGTGGCTCTGACTGGCTGCTGATGGCCGAACCAGCCGATTATTCGACGCCAGCGCCGACACTCCACTTCGACCTTAACATCCAGGGGAGGGGCGTTGATTTCGGATTGCAGGGTAATCCGGCCGTGCCACCTGGGTTTGCGCTTTTCAGTGGCATCGGTGGAATAGCCGGCGGCCCCGTGGTCGCGACTTCCCTCACTGGTGACGAAGCCCTGATGTCGCAGCGGATCCTCTGGGCTGGTAAATCACTCGAGGAAGTACCCGGCATCGACTCGGCGGACCTTTCTGACCATTATTACTGGCCATGGTATGACCAGAACAGTTCCGGGTTCGCCGACTGGGTGATGCTGGCAAATCCTGGTATTGAGTCCGTTTATTACGAGATCACCATCGATGGAAACAATCCCGGTGCCGGCTCAACCGGGACTATCGCGCCTGGGGCGCTGGCAACGGCGGCTTTCCCTGGCGTGATCGGCGGTCCTGTGGAGCTACGGGCCTGGACCGGGCCGGACAAGCTCACCCCGGCGCAGCTAATGGCTTCCCAGCGAGTGCTGTCAGCCGGCAACGCGGCTTTCAACGAGGAGCCGGGCATTCCCGCGGCGGCGCTGTCCGACCACTATGTATGGACCTGGTACGATTCCGTCGGCACCGTCGGCCGTGACTGGCTGCTGCTGGCCAACACGAATGCGGCAGCCGTTTACTACGAGATAAGCATCGGTGGCAACGATCCCGGTTCGGGCTCGAGAGGCACAATCGAACCGGGCGGGCTCGCCTATCCCTCCTTCCCTGAAAAAACCGGGGGACCTGTCGAAGTGCGGGCCTGGCTCTCAGAGACTGACGGCGATGGCAATCAGCTCAAGACCAATTCCGCAGACATCGTGGCGTCGCGGCGTTCGATCTGGGGACCTTCCTTCGAGGAAGTGCCGGGCCAGCCGTTTGAGGCTTTGGCTGCGGATTATCACTGGACCTGGTATGACCAGGCAAGCCCCGGATCGCAGAACTGGATGATGGTGTCCAATCCCACCGATATCCCTGTCTACTACGTGATCACCATGCGGGGGAACTATATGGGCGGGTCCGACTACGCTGGTACCCTGAATCCGGGAAGCAGCGCCTTCCCCAGCTTCCCTGCTGAGATAGGAGGTCCGATCGAGGTCAAGGGCTGGCAGCTGAATCCTGACGGCTCGCCGAATTACAGCCAGCCAGCTGTTTTCCTCGCCTCCCAACGGGTGCTCTGGAACGGATACTTCAATGAGATGACCGGGACGGTATTGGGGCCCGGTTAG
- a CDS encoding M23 family metallopeptidase, with translation MSGYHRPSILLFVASALACVLSLAAYAAAASNPAPAGPGNLANAAPLNLPPGTSTADAPDASADLSVASATSFASPILAASIPISSGFDYPVGGALHHEGFEMNNCFGCAWNDWLGHTGEDFDNYRCGDPVYSVSEGVVVYRGLGPGAWGNVIIVQHLVRGRFIYSQYAHLETMNVVPGQIVGRRQQIGTVGTTGTVACHLHFEIKDQPRIGHGYTGWPFSGLTVYDDPINYWAPSWYIENTRHLDSPFGTIDGTRVIPGGFKLWGWALDPNTSDSIPVHVYLDRLGAAILTASDYRGDVGAAYPTLGSYHGYSSGITAAPGTHEACVYGINTGAGDNTQIECRTVTLTGNPIGGLRDLSLSGGSIQADGWAIDPDTSAPIGIHFYINGQFAGSSDAVLDDQSVLSSYPEYGAGHGFSALLPKFAGDNQVCAYGLNTSAGTNTLLGCETINVGLDQFPPAPAASGRHYYWPYFDGAGAYNWLLMASPSTGTQLNFDLNLQGRQLNLGLFGNPAVAPGETFFAGFRGIAGGPVVTTSTSGERAIVSQRILWGGRSLDEVPGTESGRLSDHFYWTWYDQQTPGFADWVMVANPGSSSIYYEITVAGQDPGAGSSGTVGPGALAAPAFPGIQGGPVELRAWTDSGKTTTATVMASQRVLSGYTTAFNEVPGIPASELSDHYLWTWYDSIGAAGRNWVMIANPAGGPAELYYSIRLGGAQEVACGGPVAQNGFAFWKNPDRRDGPVELNTFADANCTVLADSVASQRIIWGPSFEEVRGQPFETLLPENYWTWYDQQTPGALNWVMVTNPGAAPLYYQIRIGGGDPGAGSTGTLDPGRYAFPSFAGVIDGPVEVRAWLTNPDGTPDLSQPAPVLASQRVLWSGYFNEVLGQG, from the coding sequence ATGTCCGGATATCACAGACCATCGATTCTTCTTTTCGTGGCCAGCGCGCTGGCTTGCGTCCTGTCGCTGGCAGCTTATGCCGCAGCGGCATCAAACCCGGCGCCGGCAGGCCCTGGCAACCTGGCTAACGCCGCTCCTCTCAACCTTCCGCCCGGAACTTCGACAGCCGATGCTCCCGATGCCTCCGCGGATCTGTCCGTCGCTTCGGCCACGAGTTTTGCTTCTCCGATCCTGGCAGCCAGCATCCCAATATCCAGCGGTTTTGACTATCCCGTCGGCGGCGCCCTGCACCATGAGGGCTTCGAGATGAACAACTGTTTCGGCTGTGCCTGGAACGACTGGCTCGGCCATACCGGCGAGGACTTCGATAACTACAGGTGTGGCGATCCGGTCTATTCTGTCTCCGAGGGAGTCGTCGTCTACCGGGGCCTCGGCCCGGGAGCCTGGGGTAATGTGATCATCGTCCAGCACCTGGTCAGGGGGCGTTTCATCTACTCACAATACGCCCACCTGGAGACCATGAATGTCGTGCCCGGCCAGATCGTCGGCCGCAGGCAGCAGATCGGCACCGTGGGCACTACCGGCACGGTTGCCTGCCACCTGCATTTCGAGATCAAGGACCAGCCGCGCATCGGCCACGGCTATACCGGCTGGCCTTTCAGCGGCCTCACGGTCTACGACGATCCCATCAACTACTGGGCGCCTTCCTGGTATATCGAGAACACCCGGCACCTGGATTCGCCGTTCGGCACCATCGATGGCACCAGGGTGATCCCTGGCGGGTTCAAGCTCTGGGGCTGGGCGCTGGATCCCAATACGTCCGATTCGATCCCCGTGCATGTCTACCTGGACCGGCTGGGAGCTGCGATCCTGACGGCCTCTGATTACCGTGGTGATGTCGGCGCCGCTTATCCCACTCTGGGGTCTTATCACGGGTATAGCTCGGGTATCACCGCCGCCCCGGGAACTCACGAGGCCTGCGTCTATGGCATCAACACCGGCGCCGGCGACAACACCCAGATCGAGTGCCGCACGGTCACGCTGACAGGTAATCCGATCGGCGGCCTGCGGGACCTGTCGCTGAGCGGCGGGAGCATCCAGGCGGACGGCTGGGCAATCGACCCCGACACGTCCGCGCCGATCGGCATCCATTTCTACATCAACGGCCAGTTCGCCGGCTCCTCCGATGCGGTGCTCGACGATCAGAGTGTCCTCAGCAGCTATCCAGAGTATGGTGCCGGTCATGGATTCAGCGCCTTATTACCTAAGTTTGCAGGTGATAACCAGGTCTGCGCCTATGGCCTTAACACCTCAGCCGGCACGAACACCCTGCTCGGCTGCGAGACGATCAATGTGGGCCTGGACCAGTTTCCCCCGGCGCCGGCCGCCTCCGGACGCCATTACTACTGGCCATATTTCGACGGCGCCGGAGCCTACAACTGGCTGCTCATGGCCAGCCCCAGCACAGGGACACAGCTGAACTTCGACCTCAACCTCCAGGGAAGGCAGCTCAACCTGGGCCTGTTCGGCAATCCGGCGGTCGCTCCCGGCGAGACATTCTTTGCCGGTTTCAGGGGCATCGCCGGCGGTCCCGTGGTGACGACTTCCACCAGCGGGGAAAGGGCCATAGTCAGCCAGCGCATCCTCTGGGGCGGCCGGTCGCTGGACGAGGTGCCAGGAACAGAGTCCGGCAGACTGTCTGACCATTTCTACTGGACCTGGTACGACCAGCAGACCCCTGGCTTCGCCGACTGGGTGATGGTAGCGAATCCCGGAAGTTCATCCATCTACTATGAGATCACAGTCGCCGGACAGGACCCCGGCGCCGGGTCGAGCGGCACCGTCGGGCCGGGAGCTCTCGCCGCGCCCGCATTCCCGGGAATTCAAGGTGGGCCGGTCGAGCTGCGCGCCTGGACCGACTCCGGCAAGACAACAACGGCGACGGTCATGGCGTCGCAGCGGGTCCTCTCCGGATACACAACCGCCTTCAACGAAGTCCCCGGCATCCCGGCATCGGAGCTTTCCGACCACTATCTCTGGACCTGGTACGACAGCATCGGCGCTGCCGGGCGTAACTGGGTGATGATCGCCAACCCGGCCGGCGGGCCTGCCGAGCTTTATTACAGCATCCGGCTGGGCGGCGCCCAGGAAGTCGCATGCGGCGGTCCCGTAGCTCAGAACGGATTTGCTTTCTGGAAGAATCCCGACCGGCGCGACGGCCCGGTTGAACTGAACACCTTCGCCGACGCGAACTGCACGGTTCTTGCCGATTCGGTAGCATCGCAGAGGATCATCTGGGGTCCGTCCTTCGAGGAGGTCCGCGGACAGCCTTTCGAGACTCTCCTGCCGGAGAACTACTGGACCTGGTACGACCAGCAGACTCCGGGGGCGCTGAACTGGGTCATGGTAACCAATCCGGGTGCTGCACCGCTGTACTATCAGATAAGGATCGGCGGCGGCGATCCGGGAGCGGGTTCGACAGGCACGCTTGATCCTGGCCGGTATGCTTTCCCATCATTTGCAGGGGTAATCGACGGGCCGGTGGAGGTTAGAGCCTGGCTGACAAACCCAGACGGCACGCCGGATCTCAGCCAGCCAGCCCCAGTCCTGGCTTCGCAGAGGGTCCTTTGGAGCGGTTACTTCAACGAGGTGCTGGGGCAGGGCTGA
- a CDS encoding class I SAM-dependent methyltransferase, translating into MPHVYQRQIDIDSGDSLALIARKITRGSRVLELGAATGYFSRFLKEELGCTVDGIELDAVMAAEAAPFCGKLVVGDLGKERLLDHFKQGAYDFIICADVLEHLYSPEAVLEQLPALLASGGNDGQHGKVIVSIPNIGYAGVILDLIEGGFQYRDEGILDRTHIRFFTRGSFEGILSTVGYEVESVEPVRRALEESEFFGRLDQMPVPLKNYLFARPDADAYQFVFVIRPVGT; encoded by the coding sequence ATGCCCCACGTTTACCAACGCCAGATAGACATCGACAGCGGCGACTCGCTCGCCCTCATAGCCCGCAAGATCACCCGTGGCAGCCGCGTGCTGGAACTCGGGGCGGCAACAGGTTATTTCAGCCGTTTCCTCAAGGAGGAGCTGGGCTGCACGGTAGACGGTATCGAGCTCGATGCGGTCATGGCCGCCGAAGCCGCGCCGTTCTGCGGCAAGCTGGTGGTCGGCGACCTTGGCAAGGAGCGGCTGCTGGACCATTTTAAGCAGGGTGCATATGACTTCATCATCTGCGCTGATGTGCTTGAGCATCTTTACAGCCCCGAGGCGGTGCTGGAACAGCTGCCGGCGCTGCTGGCATCGGGAGGCAATGACGGCCAGCACGGCAAGGTCATCGTGTCGATCCCCAATATTGGTTACGCCGGCGTCATACTCGATCTGATCGAGGGCGGCTTCCAGTATCGTGACGAGGGCATCCTCGACCGCACGCATATCCGCTTCTTCACGAGAGGCAGTTTCGAAGGCATCCTCAGCACGGTCGGCTACGAGGTGGAATCGGTCGAGCCAGTGCGCCGGGCCCTCGAGGAGAGCGAGTTCTTCGGCAGGCTCGACCAGATGCCGGTGCCGCTGAAGAATTATCTTTTTGCCAGGCCTGACGCGGATGCCTATCAGTTCGTGTTCGTCATCCGGCCTGTGGGGACTTGA
- a CDS encoding class I SAM-dependent methyltransferase encodes MNNNLSQSEDAHKQKDRLYHNAVASEYDEVIVKPRQFTNDLIFNSYRKYLKQGKMHRALDLGCGTGHMTLRFDRYFNSVDAVDGSEAMLAQAQSNLSNSSADINFIRSDFVDFLSDVDDSHYDAIFCTGFLHHLKSAELSWLLSELHRVLRSGGFVLISEPIKIVDETPSEIAEWNAKAQSNLKPYSPEVHALGNEHLDTDEEPLDRDWFVGLLCNAGFQPEKQTQSWEIYPRDARYLRNYLSIRKMFNKNLGTGNVFTVLAYK; translated from the coding sequence TTGAACAACAATTTGTCTCAATCCGAAGATGCCCATAAACAAAAAGACCGGCTTTATCACAATGCCGTAGCCTCAGAATACGATGAGGTGATCGTAAAGCCGCGGCAGTTCACAAATGACCTGATCTTCAATAGTTACAGAAAATACTTAAAGCAGGGTAAAATGCACCGCGCTCTCGATCTCGGATGTGGTACCGGTCACATGACATTGCGGTTTGACCGGTATTTTAATTCAGTCGACGCTGTGGACGGCTCGGAAGCGATGCTGGCCCAGGCCCAAAGCAATCTGTCAAATTCGTCTGCGGATATTAATTTCATAAGAAGTGACTTTGTGGATTTTTTGTCTGATGTTGATGATAGCCATTACGACGCAATTTTTTGCACAGGATTTTTACATCATCTAAAAAGCGCGGAACTCAGCTGGTTGCTGAGCGAACTGCACCGGGTCTTGCGTAGCGGCGGTTTTGTGCTCATTTCAGAACCAATCAAGATTGTCGATGAAACACCGTCAGAGATTGCTGAATGGAATGCGAAGGCACAAAGCAACCTGAAGCCCTATTCTCCTGAAGTCCATGCCTTGGGCAATGAGCACCTCGACACGGATGAGGAGCCACTCGACAGGGATTGGTTTGTCGGCCTTTTATGCAATGCTGGATTCCAGCCCGAGAAGCAGACACAATCCTGGGAGATCTACCCACGGGATGCCAGATACTTACGCAACTACCTTAGTATCCGCAAGATGTTCAACAAGAACCTGGGCACCGGTAATGTCTTTACGGTGCTGGCGTATAAGTAA